A single Pirellulaceae bacterium DNA region contains:
- a CDS encoding SUMF1/EgtB/PvdO family nonheme iron enzyme, producing the protein MQPPRFFLYHCPVRPACYPHYGSWTIMRFLWAMRALLLGLALMPTIATAQQKHALLVAVGEYQRPDKLRTLKYPEADALAIKQALERADGTGYEVTLLLGRDATGPEVLKALREIAKKEGVGGHLILGFFGHGVQYGPDAYFCPFDTNVRQVVNADGQKLYDGNKPLLEPSPETMVPMREMLAAMALSDAKHKLLLADCCREDPNRARGGVVGRAFGSDLKLEDLPRNSAAMFACSEGEQAYELDDFGHGAFTAAFLKAFKSSENPTANELSVSVYRGVQSLVQPKGVKQTVNSLFSGGVIDLGMVNRVAAVKRPAPEMRSSAQSPTLKEPTTEISTVRNQVDMQLVPISPGTFWMGSANDQEGRFSDEVRHVVTISRAFHISTTEVTQAQYQAVMQNNPSIVRQPQHPVDSVSWNDAVRFCEALSALPAEKAAGRVYRLPTEAEWEYACRAGQESRFHFGDDAQQLVQYAWFKANAAGSQSLPVKQKQPNAWGIYDMHGNVYEWCADWYEAKISPSPATDPTGPTSGSERVMRGGSFREDAKYLRSAARMSYPPQSSFPFVGFRVVMEQQ; encoded by the coding sequence ATGCAGCCCCCGAGATTCTTTTTATACCACTGTCCGGTAAGACCTGCTTGCTATCCGCACTACGGTTCATGGACCATAATGCGGTTCTTGTGGGCAATGCGGGCTCTGCTGCTGGGACTAGCTCTAATGCCGACAATCGCCACCGCCCAGCAAAAACACGCGCTGCTAGTGGCCGTCGGCGAGTATCAACGCCCAGACAAATTACGGACGCTGAAATATCCCGAGGCGGATGCGCTAGCCATCAAGCAAGCGCTGGAGCGAGCTGATGGGACCGGTTATGAAGTTACCTTGCTGCTAGGCCGTGATGCGACGGGCCCAGAGGTCTTGAAAGCGTTACGTGAGATCGCCAAGAAAGAGGGAGTGGGCGGCCATTTGATCCTGGGATTCTTTGGCCACGGAGTCCAGTATGGCCCCGACGCCTATTTTTGCCCATTCGATACCAACGTCAGGCAAGTGGTTAATGCTGATGGTCAGAAGCTATATGACGGTAATAAACCGCTTCTGGAACCTTCACCCGAAACCATGGTGCCGATGCGGGAGATGCTGGCTGCCATGGCATTGTCCGATGCCAAGCACAAACTGCTGCTGGCCGATTGTTGCCGCGAAGACCCGAATCGCGCTCGAGGAGGCGTGGTTGGTCGAGCCTTTGGTAGCGACTTAAAACTGGAAGACCTGCCTCGTAATTCGGCTGCCATGTTTGCGTGCAGCGAGGGAGAGCAGGCATACGAGCTAGATGACTTTGGTCACGGTGCCTTCACGGCTGCGTTTCTCAAGGCCTTTAAGAGTTCTGAAAATCCCACCGCCAACGAGTTGTCCGTCTCGGTATACCGGGGCGTACAGTCTCTGGTCCAGCCTAAAGGCGTAAAACAAACTGTCAACAGCCTCTTCAGCGGAGGCGTTATTGACTTAGGGATGGTCAATCGGGTCGCGGCAGTCAAGAGGCCTGCGCCTGAAATGCGTTCTTCTGCTCAGTCACCCACATTGAAAGAGCCTACTACTGAAATCTCGACCGTACGCAATCAGGTTGATATGCAATTGGTGCCGATTTCTCCGGGCACTTTCTGGATGGGATCAGCCAACGATCAGGAGGGGCGATTTTCGGACGAAGTGCGTCACGTAGTGACAATTTCCCGTGCGTTCCATATCAGTACCACCGAAGTCACTCAGGCTCAGTATCAAGCGGTCATGCAAAACAACCCCAGTATTGTTAGGCAGCCTCAGCATCCTGTGGACAGTGTAAGCTGGAACGATGCAGTCCGTTTTTGCGAAGCCCTGTCGGCCTTGCCAGCAGAAAAAGCCGCTGGCCGAGTCTATCGACTGCCGACCGAAGCCGAATGGGAATACGCCTGTCGAGCTGGCCAAGAGTCCCGCTTTCACTTTGGAGACGATGCTCAACAATTAGTGCAGTATGCATGGTTCAAGGCAAATGCTGCCGGATCGCAGTCGCTGCCAGTGAAGCAGAAGCAGCCCAATGCCTGGGGAATCTACGACATGCACGGCAACGTCTACGAGTGGTGTGCCGACTGGTACGAAGCCAAGATATCGCCCAGCCCAGCGACTGATCCAACGGGGCCGACCAGTGGCAGCGAACGAGTCATGCGGGGTGGGTCATTCCGCGAAGACGCCAAGTATCTACGATCGGCAGCCCGAATGAGCTATCCACCACAATCCAGCTTCCCGTTTGTTGGATTCCGTGTAGTGATGGAGCAACAGTAG